From Cellulomonas fimi ATCC 484, a single genomic window includes:
- a CDS encoding glycoside hydrolase family 127 protein has translation MRTLVDHQTITRPAPVLPSTGAVRPLGLDEVALTGGFWADRQRVNGEASIPHCDRWETRVGWIDNFRHALDGSITQRRTGREFSDSDVYKMIEAMAWEVGRTGDPALEARIQELTALIGAVQEPDGYLSTKFGRPGQEPRYSDLAWGHELYCFGHLIQAAVARLRTGHDDELVAIARRAADHVCAEFGPDGRDAVCGHPEIEVALVELARATGERRYLDQAALFVERRGRGTLPDIELGREYYQDDVPVRDATVLRGHAVRALYLTAAAVDVAVETHDEALLDAVRRQYERTLARRTYLTGGMGAHHQDEAFGDDHELPPDRAYCETCAGVASVMVAWRLLLATGEARWADVVERTLYNVVATSPAQDGQAFFYTNPLHKRVPGSAADPDQVSARALSRLRAPWFEVSCCPTNVARTLASLGAYLATTTDDGVQLHQYAPARIATTLGDGRPIGLEVATGYPHDGDVVVRVTQAPEGEVGLSLRVPSWAVGAATLDGAPVEGGVAVVRRVFAVGDEVRLSLPVEPRVTTPDDRIDAVRGCVAVERGPLVLCAESTDLPGGLHVDAIRLDASAPLVSDGDGARGRARAVEHADAGWPYGPQAHERAADGFDLRLVPYHSWANRGPSTMRVWIPTA, from the coding sequence ATGAGAACGCTCGTGGACCACCAGACCATCACCCGACCCGCACCCGTGCTGCCGTCGACGGGGGCCGTGCGCCCGCTCGGCCTCGACGAGGTCGCTCTGACCGGGGGCTTCTGGGCCGACCGGCAGCGCGTCAACGGCGAGGCGTCGATCCCGCACTGCGACCGCTGGGAGACCCGCGTCGGCTGGATCGACAACTTCCGGCACGCGCTCGACGGGAGCATCACGCAGCGGCGGACGGGCCGCGAGTTCTCCGACTCCGACGTCTACAAGATGATCGAGGCCATGGCGTGGGAGGTCGGCCGGACGGGCGACCCCGCCCTCGAGGCCCGGATCCAGGAGCTGACCGCCCTGATCGGCGCCGTCCAGGAGCCCGACGGCTACCTGAGCACGAAGTTCGGCCGGCCCGGCCAGGAGCCGCGGTACTCCGACCTCGCGTGGGGCCACGAGCTGTACTGCTTCGGGCACCTCATCCAGGCCGCGGTCGCGCGGCTGCGCACGGGGCACGACGACGAGCTCGTCGCGATCGCCCGCCGCGCCGCCGACCACGTGTGCGCCGAGTTCGGCCCGGACGGGCGCGACGCCGTGTGCGGGCACCCCGAGATCGAGGTCGCGCTCGTCGAGCTGGCCCGGGCGACCGGCGAGCGGCGCTACCTCGACCAGGCCGCGCTGTTCGTCGAGCGCCGCGGCCGCGGCACGCTGCCGGACATCGAGCTCGGGCGCGAGTACTACCAGGACGACGTGCCGGTGCGGGACGCGACGGTGCTGCGCGGGCACGCGGTGCGCGCCCTCTACCTGACGGCCGCCGCGGTCGACGTCGCGGTCGAGACGCACGACGAGGCCCTGCTCGACGCCGTGCGACGGCAGTACGAGCGCACGCTCGCGCGCCGCACCTACCTGACCGGCGGCATGGGCGCGCACCACCAGGACGAGGCGTTCGGCGACGACCACGAGCTCCCGCCCGACCGCGCGTACTGCGAGACGTGCGCCGGGGTCGCGTCGGTCATGGTCGCGTGGCGGCTGCTGCTCGCGACGGGCGAGGCCCGGTGGGCGGACGTCGTCGAGCGCACGCTCTACAACGTCGTCGCGACGTCCCCGGCGCAGGACGGGCAGGCGTTCTTCTACACGAACCCGCTGCACAAGCGCGTGCCCGGCTCCGCAGCCGACCCGGACCAGGTCAGCGCCCGCGCGCTGTCCCGGCTCCGCGCGCCGTGGTTCGAGGTGTCGTGCTGCCCGACCAACGTGGCCCGCACGCTCGCGTCGCTCGGTGCCTACCTGGCGACCACGACCGACGACGGCGTGCAGCTTCACCAGTACGCGCCGGCCCGCATCGCGACGACGCTCGGCGACGGACGCCCGATCGGTCTCGAGGTCGCGACGGGCTACCCGCACGACGGGGACGTCGTGGTCCGCGTGACGCAGGCGCCCGAGGGCGAGGTCGGCCTGTCGCTGCGCGTGCCGTCGTGGGCGGTGGGCGCCGCGACGCTCGACGGCGCGCCCGTCGAGGGCGGCGTGGCGGTGGTCCGCCGCGTGTTCGCCGTCGGCGACGAGGTCCGTCTGTCGCTGCCCGTGGAGCCCCGCGTGACGACGCCGGACGACCGCATCGACGCCGTGCGCGGCTGCGTCGCCGTCGAGCGCGGCCCGCTCGTCCTGTGCGCCGAGTCGACCGACCTGCCCGGCGGGCTGCACGTCGACGCGATCCGGCTGGACGCCTCGGCGCCGCTCGTGAGTGACGGCGACGGTGCGCGTGGTCGGGCCCGGGCCGTCGAGCACGCCGACGCCGGCTGGCCGTACGGCCCGCAGGCGCACGAGCGCGCCGCCGACGGCTTCGACCTGCGTCTGGTCCCGTACCACTCGTGGGCGAACCGCGGCCCGAGCACCATGCGGGTCTGGATCCCGACCGCCTGA
- a CDS encoding sensor histidine kinase, whose translation MTERPARAARTVTRGAAVAAAVVVLVTAATAVLVALAAPGDSLRVTVRLLPLVLVVGALAVVAVLGTAVLRARTRRRSTQRLEHAREQARRFEQEARTRFLARLDHELKNPVTAIRAAVAGAGDDAGPEERARSLATLVSQSTRLSALVADLRKLAELGTQEIEDEDVDLAQVVRDAVEDVCAQADAAGAPRPAVDVALPTAPWPLPHVRGDVDLLYVAVYNLLANAVKFSPPGTRIEVRGTDDDGTVLVEVADAGPGIPQDEVGVVFDELARGRDARGLPGSGIGLALVRVVAQRHGGDVTLRSRVGQGTSVRLRVPTAGPSGGGPTVR comes from the coding sequence GTGACGGAGCGGCCGGCCCGTGCGGCGCGGACCGTCACGCGCGGCGCCGCCGTGGCGGCGGCGGTCGTCGTGCTCGTGACGGCTGCGACGGCCGTGCTCGTCGCGCTCGCCGCGCCCGGCGACTCGCTGCGCGTGACGGTCCGTCTCCTGCCGCTCGTGCTCGTCGTCGGGGCGCTCGCGGTCGTCGCGGTGCTCGGGACGGCCGTGCTGCGAGCCCGCACCCGACGGCGGTCGACGCAGCGGCTGGAGCACGCACGGGAGCAGGCGCGCCGCTTCGAGCAGGAGGCGCGCACGCGCTTCCTCGCCCGGCTCGACCACGAGCTCAAGAACCCGGTGACGGCGATCCGCGCGGCGGTCGCCGGGGCGGGCGACGACGCGGGCCCCGAGGAGCGCGCGCGGTCGCTCGCGACACTCGTGTCCCAGTCGACGCGGCTGTCCGCGCTGGTCGCGGACCTGCGCAAGCTCGCCGAGCTCGGCACGCAGGAGATCGAGGACGAGGACGTCGACCTGGCGCAGGTCGTCCGGGACGCCGTCGAGGACGTGTGTGCGCAGGCCGACGCCGCGGGTGCCCCGCGACCCGCCGTCGACGTCGCGCTGCCGACCGCCCCGTGGCCGCTGCCGCACGTCCGCGGTGACGTCGACCTGCTGTACGTCGCGGTCTACAACCTGCTCGCGAACGCCGTGAAGTTCTCCCCGCCGGGGACGCGGATCGAGGTGCGCGGCACGGACGACGACGGCACGGTGCTCGTCGAGGTCGCCGACGCGGGGCCGGGCATCCCGCAGGACGAGGTCGGCGTCGTCTTCGACGAGCTCGCGCGGGGCCGCGACGCCCGGGGCCTGCCCGGCTCGGGCATCGGCCTCGCGCTCGTGCGCGTCGTCGCGCAGCGGCACGGCGGTGACGTCACGCTCCGGTCCCGCGTCGGCCAGGGCACGAGCGTCCGCCTGCGCGTCCCGACGGCCGGGCCGTCGGGCGGCGGGCCGACGGTCAGGTAG
- a CDS encoding carbohydrate ABC transporter permease codes for MTTVTTRPPDAGTAPPPPRRRRGNRSHGPLLGWLYASPTAVLVAVLFVVPLVLVVIMSASDWSLLAGNDGTNFPANYTEVLAHRMFWPSVVFTLKYTVIATVLLIGLGLGLALLVQESSRWSGVLRTSFLLPTALGLASASLLFYALYSPQVGPISDFLARFGIGNGSVNVLGTADGALWGTVILIVWRFAGFYMLLLLVGLQGIGQEVYESARMDGANTWQVFRKITLPLLKPSLALATILCVTGSLLAFDQFYILTKGGPDGSTMTVVQLVYNLAFESKRDLGMAAALSVLVLLALVVINVVQLKALRRSPDE; via the coding sequence ATGACCACCGTCACCACCCGCCCGCCCGACGCCGGCACGGCGCCACCACCACCGCGACGCCGCCGCGGCAACCGCTCGCACGGCCCGCTGCTCGGCTGGCTCTACGCGAGCCCGACCGCGGTCCTCGTCGCCGTCCTCTTCGTCGTCCCGCTCGTCCTCGTCGTGATCATGTCCGCGTCGGACTGGTCGCTCCTGGCCGGCAACGACGGCACCAACTTCCCGGCGAACTACACCGAGGTGCTCGCGCACCGGATGTTCTGGCCGTCTGTCGTCTTCACGCTGAAGTACACGGTCATCGCCACGGTGCTGCTCATCGGCCTGGGCCTCGGCCTGGCGCTGCTGGTGCAGGAGTCGAGCCGGTGGAGCGGCGTGCTGCGCACGTCGTTCCTGCTCCCCACCGCCCTCGGGCTCGCGTCGGCGTCGCTGCTCTTCTACGCGCTGTACTCGCCGCAGGTCGGCCCGATCTCGGACTTCCTCGCACGGTTCGGAATCGGCAACGGCTCCGTCAACGTGCTCGGCACCGCCGACGGCGCGCTGTGGGGGACGGTCATCCTCATCGTCTGGCGGTTCGCGGGCTTCTACATGCTGCTGCTGCTCGTCGGCCTGCAGGGCATCGGGCAGGAGGTCTACGAGTCGGCCCGGATGGACGGCGCGAACACGTGGCAGGTGTTCCGCAAGATCACGCTGCCGCTGCTCAAGCCGTCGCTCGCGCTCGCGACGATCCTCTGCGTCACGGGCTCCCTGCTCGCGTTCGACCAGTTCTACATCCTGACGAAGGGCGGCCCGGACGGCTCGACGATGACCGTGGTCCAGCTCGTCTACAACCTGGCGTTCGAGTCCAAGCGCGACCTCGGCATGGCCGCCGCGCTGTCGGTGCTCGTGCTGCTCGCCCTCGTGGTCATCAACGTCGTCCAGCTCAAGGCGCTCCGGCGCTCCCCCGACGAGTGA
- a CDS encoding response regulator transcription factor, with translation MTGAPLVLLVDDEQAILDGLAPFLERSGLEVATATDGEAALAAHGRTPADILVCDVLMPRLDGRALVRRLRSDGDWTPVVLLTQVGESYERSAALEEGADDYLNKPFDPQELLARVRAVLRRAVPGQPSLTASDVLVSGGLRVDRAARRATLDGRPVALTPKASLLLDYLMTHPGELLTRERLLAALWGFESMVTTRAVDHRVAEIRRVLDDDPAAPRFVETVPSGGYRFCGDVRRGARG, from the coding sequence GTGACGGGTGCTCCGCTGGTCCTGCTCGTCGACGACGAGCAGGCGATCCTCGACGGCCTCGCGCCCTTCCTCGAGCGGTCGGGGCTGGAGGTCGCGACCGCGACGGACGGCGAGGCGGCGCTCGCCGCGCACGGCCGCACGCCCGCGGACATCCTCGTGTGCGACGTCCTCATGCCCCGGCTCGACGGGCGCGCCCTCGTGCGACGCCTGCGCTCCGACGGCGATTGGACGCCCGTCGTGCTGCTGACCCAGGTGGGGGAGTCGTACGAGCGCTCCGCGGCGCTCGAGGAGGGCGCCGACGACTACCTCAACAAGCCGTTCGACCCGCAGGAGCTGCTCGCCCGGGTGCGCGCGGTCCTGCGCCGGGCGGTGCCCGGGCAGCCGTCGCTCACGGCGTCCGACGTGCTGGTGAGCGGGGGGCTGCGGGTCGACCGTGCGGCCCGTCGTGCGACGCTCGACGGCCGGCCCGTCGCGCTCACCCCCAAGGCGTCGCTGCTGCTCGACTACCTCATGACCCACCCGGGGGAGCTGTTGACGCGCGAGCGGCTGCTCGCCGCGCTGTGGGGGTTCGAGTCGATGGTGACGACGCGCGCGGTGGACCACCGCGTCGCCGAGATCCGGCGCGTCCTCGACGACGACCCCGCCGCGCCGCGGTTCGTCGAGACCGTGCCGTCGGGCGGCTACCGCTTCTGCGGGGACGTGCGCCGAGGGGCCCGCGGGTGA
- a CDS encoding LacI family DNA-binding transcriptional regulator — MPTTSGNGRKPPTLADVAKLAGVSLATASKSLNGRQQVKAETRERVLSAAEQLNFSPNVLARHLLSGRSGTIGLVTHDLEGRFSIPTLMGAEDAAGTGKTSVLLCDARGDALREQYHVQALLGRRVDGLIVVGARPDPRPSLGRLPVPVVYAYAPSLDPDDMSVVTDNVLGGRLVAEHLLACGRTRIAVVTGDAGYGAAHDRVDGATAALAEAGVEVLGGPLYGTWTEEWGRTAAGLVLTRFADVDAIVCGSDQIARGVLDTLRESGRRVPEDVAVTGHDNWEILALNARPQLTSIDMNLEELGRRAAALLFDAIEGTPHHGTEVIPSRLVPRGSTGPKPT; from the coding sequence ATGCCGACGACATCGGGGAACGGACGCAAGCCGCCCACCCTCGCGGACGTCGCCAAGCTGGCCGGGGTCTCGCTCGCGACGGCCTCCAAGTCGCTCAACGGGCGGCAGCAGGTCAAGGCCGAAACCCGTGAACGCGTCCTTTCGGCCGCGGAGCAGCTCAACTTCTCGCCCAACGTCCTGGCACGGCACCTGCTGTCCGGGCGCTCCGGGACGATCGGCCTCGTCACGCACGACCTCGAAGGCCGGTTCTCGATCCCCACGCTCATGGGCGCCGAGGACGCCGCGGGCACCGGCAAGACGTCGGTCCTCCTGTGCGACGCGCGCGGAGACGCGCTGCGCGAGCAGTACCACGTGCAGGCGCTCCTGGGCCGGCGCGTCGACGGGCTCATCGTCGTGGGCGCTCGCCCCGACCCGCGCCCGTCGCTCGGCCGGCTGCCCGTGCCCGTCGTCTACGCGTACGCACCGTCGCTGGACCCCGACGACATGTCCGTCGTCACCGACAACGTGCTCGGCGGCCGGCTCGTCGCCGAGCACCTGCTCGCGTGCGGCCGCACCCGCATCGCGGTCGTCACAGGTGACGCCGGGTACGGTGCCGCGCACGACCGCGTCGACGGCGCGACCGCGGCGCTGGCCGAGGCGGGCGTCGAGGTGCTCGGCGGGCCGCTCTACGGCACCTGGACCGAGGAGTGGGGCCGCACGGCCGCGGGTCTCGTCCTCACGCGGTTCGCCGACGTCGACGCGATCGTCTGCGGCTCGGACCAGATCGCCCGGGGCGTGCTCGACACCCTGCGCGAGTCCGGCCGCCGCGTGCCCGAGGACGTCGCGGTCACCGGCCACGACAACTGGGAGATCCTGGCGCTCAACGCCCGGCCGCAGCTCACGAGCATCGACATGAACCTCGAGGAGCTGGGCCGCCGCGCCGCGGCCCTGCTGTTCGACGCCATCGAGGGCACCCCGCACCACGGCACCGAGGTCATCCCGTCCCGCCTGGTCCCCCGCGGCTCCACGGGCCCGAAGCCCACCTGA
- a CDS encoding OmpA family protein has translation MQPQRTPRRRTSGPLSVVAVLALTAACGSPAAPESSAAPSRTPRSTPSASPTSAVPVVAGYDVGEIPPVPLFVLPDLSMLDASLAGFAITVDQAVGDLPGVRVEPQRCDAQAASPGVLLAYGDGSGTLTGPDGTVTNYGDGSGTYSLNGTEVTVYGDGSGTYADGTTTVSSYGDGSGSYDDGTTSVTLYGDGSGTWSRGDRTITNYGDGSGLYEDGDVTIQNYGDGSGAYEAPGLSVANHGDGTGTVNGVPVQVDDLPPVPRLGTFPSMGVLAPAPTCGTRIVLDAAVLFDFGSHAVRADARATLDAVAQVLADVPAARVEGHTDSVSSDELNQALSERRADAVATALGERGVSAALETQGFGESRPVAPNEVDGVDNPAGRQLNRRVEIVVPS, from the coding sequence ATGCAGCCCCAGCGAACCCCGCGTCGCCGCACGTCAGGCCCGCTGTCCGTCGTGGCCGTGCTGGCGCTGACGGCGGCGTGCGGCAGCCCGGCCGCGCCCGAGTCCTCCGCCGCCCCGAGCCGCACGCCGCGGTCCACGCCCTCGGCGTCGCCCACCTCGGCCGTCCCTGTCGTCGCCGGCTACGACGTCGGCGAGATACCGCCGGTGCCGCTGTTCGTCCTGCCCGACCTGTCGATGCTCGACGCGTCGCTCGCGGGCTTCGCGATCACCGTGGACCAGGCCGTCGGCGACCTGCCGGGGGTCCGCGTGGAGCCGCAGCGGTGCGACGCGCAGGCCGCCTCGCCCGGCGTGCTGCTCGCGTACGGCGACGGGTCGGGGACGCTGACCGGCCCGGACGGCACCGTGACGAACTACGGCGACGGCTCGGGCACGTACAGCCTCAACGGCACCGAGGTCACCGTCTACGGCGACGGCTCCGGCACCTACGCCGACGGCACCACGACCGTGTCGAGCTACGGCGACGGCTCGGGCAGCTACGACGACGGCACCACGAGCGTGACCCTGTACGGCGACGGCTCGGGCACCTGGTCGCGCGGCGACCGGACCATCACGAACTACGGCGACGGCTCGGGCCTGTACGAGGACGGCGACGTGACCATCCAGAACTACGGCGACGGGTCGGGCGCGTACGAGGCCCCAGGGCTGTCCGTCGCGAACCACGGGGACGGGACGGGGACCGTCAACGGGGTGCCCGTGCAGGTCGACGACCTGCCTCCCGTGCCGCGCCTCGGCACGTTCCCGTCGATGGGCGTGCTCGCGCCCGCACCGACGTGCGGCACGCGCATCGTGCTCGACGCCGCGGTGCTGTTCGACTTCGGCAGCCACGCGGTGCGCGCCGACGCCCGCGCCACGCTCGACGCCGTCGCGCAGGTCCTCGCCGACGTCCCGGCCGCGCGCGTCGAGGGCCACACCGACTCCGTCTCCTCCGACGAGCTCAACCAGGCCCTGTCCGAGCGCCGGGCGGACGCCGTGGCCACCGCCCTCGGCGAGCGCGGTGTGTCCGCGGCCCTCGAGACGCAGGGCTTCGGCGAGTCCCGGCCCGTCGCGCCCAACGAGGTCGACGGCGTCGACAACCCCGCAGGACGCCAGCTCAACCGCCGCGTCGAGATCGTGGTGCCGTCGTGA
- a CDS encoding DUF4190 domain-containing protein: protein MTATPPVPGPPPQPGTAVPHPVAGPVPYPVPGPWPQPAPRTDGLAVASLVLALCGFTVVAVALGHLALHRLRRTGERGYGLAVTGLVLGYTTLAALVVVVVAVAGTVWWGVQQ from the coding sequence GTGACGGCGACACCGCCGGTCCCCGGCCCGCCCCCGCAGCCCGGTACCGCCGTGCCGCATCCGGTCGCCGGCCCGGTGCCGTACCCCGTGCCCGGTCCGTGGCCGCAGCCCGCGCCCCGCACCGACGGCCTCGCGGTCGCGTCGCTCGTGCTCGCCCTGTGCGGGTTCACCGTCGTCGCCGTTGCCCTGGGGCACCTCGCGCTGCACCGGCTGCGCCGCACGGGTGAGCGCGGGTACGGGCTCGCGGTGACGGGGCTCGTGCTCGGCTACACCACGCTGGCGGCCCTCGTCGTGGTCGTCGTCGCCGTCGCCGGGACGGTGTGGTGGGGGGTGCAGCAGTGA
- a CDS encoding ABC transporter substrate-binding protein, with translation MSKRLSRSRGARGAALLAVAGLALTGLAACSSADDGGSDAPAESVGPDGVDDGTTLTMWTRAPLERQAKALVEAYNASHENQVELEIIPNDDMEGKVGAAATNDELPDLLAGDVVRLPYWVANGLFTDLTENIDGLDYADDITRGHVDAGTDPDGAKHTLPFVTDISVMVWNKALYAEAGLDPEKGPTTLAEFQEQAEAVQALNKPGVSGTYYGGNCGGCLVFTWFPTIWASGEEVLSEDGTESLLASDTAQALYDTYAALNDAGAVGAGSKEETGATWTAPFSNGEVGVMQYPNTAVYAAKEAGIDVGVTGIPGVDGGQSTFLGGDAMGVSKDSEHVAQAWNFLAWMMSDETQLEVVAKNGEVPGRNSLLDNEYAQQDPLALTMNKLAEDGRTPVAEYFSEAFNASGSPWVTLFRNATFDKTGTVEEDNDAITAVLSQ, from the coding sequence ATGAGCAAGAGGTTGTCCCGATCGCGGGGTGCGCGCGGAGCCGCCCTGCTGGCCGTCGCCGGTCTTGCGCTGACGGGCCTCGCGGCCTGCAGCAGCGCCGACGACGGCGGGAGCGACGCGCCGGCCGAGTCCGTCGGCCCCGACGGTGTCGACGACGGCACGACCCTGACCATGTGGACCCGCGCCCCGCTGGAGCGCCAGGCCAAGGCCCTCGTCGAGGCGTACAACGCGTCGCACGAGAACCAGGTCGAGCTGGAGATCATCCCCAACGACGACATGGAGGGGAAGGTCGGTGCGGCCGCCACGAACGACGAGCTGCCCGACCTGCTCGCCGGCGACGTCGTCCGCCTGCCCTACTGGGTCGCGAACGGCCTGTTCACCGACCTGACCGAGAACATCGACGGCCTGGACTACGCGGACGACATCACGCGCGGCCACGTCGACGCGGGCACCGACCCGGACGGCGCGAAGCACACGCTGCCGTTCGTCACCGACATCTCCGTCATGGTGTGGAACAAGGCGCTGTACGCCGAGGCGGGGCTCGACCCGGAGAAGGGCCCGACCACGCTCGCGGAGTTCCAGGAGCAGGCCGAGGCCGTCCAGGCGCTGAACAAGCCGGGCGTGTCCGGCACCTACTACGGCGGCAACTGCGGCGGGTGCCTCGTCTTCACGTGGTTCCCGACGATCTGGGCGTCCGGCGAGGAGGTCCTCTCCGAGGACGGCACCGAGTCGCTGCTCGCGTCCGACACCGCGCAGGCGCTGTACGACACCTACGCCGCGCTCAACGACGCGGGCGCCGTCGGGGCCGGGTCGAAGGAGGAGACGGGCGCGACGTGGACGGCTCCGTTCTCGAACGGCGAGGTCGGCGTCATGCAGTACCCGAACACCGCGGTGTACGCGGCGAAGGAGGCCGGCATCGACGTCGGCGTCACCGGCATCCCCGGTGTCGACGGCGGCCAGTCGACGTTCCTCGGCGGCGACGCGATGGGCGTCTCGAAGGACTCGGAGCACGTCGCGCAGGCGTGGAACTTCCTCGCCTGGATGATGTCCGACGAGACGCAGCTCGAGGTCGTCGCGAAGAACGGCGAGGTGCCGGGCCGCAACAGCCTGCTCGACAACGAGTACGCGCAGCAGGACCCGCTGGCCCTCACGATGAACAAGCTCGCCGAGGACGGCCGCACGCCCGTCGCCGAGTACTTCTCGGAGGCGTTCAACGCGTCCGGCAGCCCGTGGGTCACGCTGTTCCGCAACGCGACCTTCGACAAGACCGGCACGGTCGAGGAGGACAACGACGCCATCACGGCCGTCCTGTCCCAGTGA
- a CDS encoding carbohydrate ABC transporter permease — MKNVRVLGRTPYWVLTGGLAILFLYPMIWTAVSSVSPQPGSAQVDGFGLGNYETLLHYQAGLGHYLANSLVITLVAVVTTLVAATFGGYAFARFRFPGKDALFLLVLSILMVPYATLLVPLVIWLKDIGLNNSLVGVGLVLAVFQLPFAMFMMRISFESVPREMEEAALVDGCGSFGALRRVLLPAVKPGLITIGLFAFLAAWNDFMVPLYLVGGENQPLPLALVNMRQQVMGVIDYGATQAGVVVLTIPCILLFLVLQRHYVNGFMSGALKG; from the coding sequence GTGAAGAACGTGCGCGTGCTCGGACGCACGCCCTACTGGGTGCTCACGGGTGGCCTGGCCATCCTCTTCCTCTACCCCATGATCTGGACCGCCGTGTCGTCGGTGTCCCCGCAGCCCGGCTCGGCGCAGGTCGACGGGTTCGGGCTCGGCAACTACGAGACGCTGCTGCACTACCAGGCGGGCCTCGGCCACTACCTGGCGAACTCGCTGGTCATCACGCTCGTCGCGGTCGTCACGACGCTCGTCGCGGCCACGTTCGGCGGCTACGCGTTCGCGCGGTTCCGGTTCCCCGGCAAGGACGCGCTGTTCCTGCTCGTCCTGTCGATCCTCATGGTCCCGTACGCGACGCTGCTGGTCCCGCTCGTCATCTGGCTCAAGGACATCGGCCTCAACAACTCGCTGGTCGGCGTCGGTCTCGTGCTCGCCGTGTTCCAGCTGCCGTTCGCGATGTTCATGATGCGCATCTCGTTCGAGTCGGTGCCCCGGGAGATGGAGGAGGCGGCCCTCGTCGACGGCTGCGGCTCCTTCGGGGCGCTGCGCCGGGTGCTGCTGCCGGCCGTCAAGCCGGGGCTCATCACGATCGGCCTGTTCGCGTTCCTCGCCGCGTGGAACGACTTCATGGTGCCGCTGTACCTCGTCGGCGGCGAGAACCAGCCGCTGCCGCTCGCGCTGGTCAACATGCGCCAGCAGGTCATGGGCGTCATCGACTACGGGGCCACGCAGGCGGGGGTCGTCGTCCTGACGATCCCCTGCATCCTGCTCTTCCTCGTGCTCCAGCGGCACTACGTCAACGGATTCATGTCGGGCGCGCTGAAGGGATGA
- a CDS encoding DUF3060 domain-containing protein codes for MRRRAVVLGVALAATLCGCSAEIVRDDDPAGAADGGGQSDMRRPPSDAGTTDDGSAPDDGTPAATGQGGDGHPAPPDDETLDRAGLAAEATQHVTCGGGDLVLTSVGTAVAVDDACATLTVAASDAAVVAGEVERLVVAGAGVRVVVARAGSVQIDAADVRVAWEDGTPQVDDHGAANVYGPVGTVGLDGGAS; via the coding sequence GTGCGCCGACGTGCCGTCGTGCTCGGTGTGGCGCTCGCCGCGACGCTCTGCGGGTGCTCCGCCGAGATCGTCCGTGACGACGACCCCGCGGGTGCGGCCGACGGCGGGGGACAGAGCGACATGCGGCGACCGCCGTCGGACGCCGGCACGACGGACGACGGCTCGGCCCCGGACGACGGCACGCCGGCCGCGACCGGGCAGGGCGGCGACGGTCACCCCGCACCGCCCGACGACGAGACGCTCGACCGCGCCGGGCTCGCCGCCGAGGCGACGCAGCACGTCACGTGCGGCGGGGGCGACCTCGTCCTGACGTCGGTCGGGACCGCGGTCGCGGTCGACGACGCGTGCGCGACGCTGACCGTCGCGGCGAGCGACGCGGCCGTCGTGGCGGGAGAGGTCGAGCGGCTCGTCGTGGCCGGTGCCGGGGTGCGGGTCGTCGTCGCGCGCGCGGGGTCGGTGCAGATCGACGCCGCTGACGTGCGCGTCGCGTGGGAGGACGGGACGCCGCAGGTCGACGACCACGGCGCCGCGAACGTCTACGGGCCGGTCGGCACGGTCGGGCTCGACGGTGGTGCGTCGTGA